Below is a window of Halalkalicoccus jeotgali B3 DNA.
CCCGGATGTCCACCGAACCCAGATTATCCGCACAGCCCCCACTACACTGCAGATCCGCTTTGATGTCACCCCTGATGCAACTAAGGAGGAGGTCTGGAAGCATATCGAACAGAAGCTTCAGTCGTTCCTTCGTGATCATGGGATTAGCCGCATAACCGTCGAGGCGGCATCCGAGACCCCACAACGGGAGAAACGAAGTGGGAAGTTCCGGCACGTCTGGTCAGAATTGGAGACGTAACTCACTCCGTTCAGTCGCCGTCTTGGGTATTCGATGTTGCTGAGCGAGTCAACGAGGAGATCATACTCAACCACGAAGATATTCGAGGACCGTATGCATTGAGAACCCTAGTCTCAACTACCACGCTACTCTTCGTCGGCCATCCCCACAAGCCACCACTTCGCGCGAGTGAGTACACCGGCTTGCGCCCGCCGATCCTCGCGAGATTGCTCACGTTCGATCGCTCGCACGAGGTCTGTGTGTTCCTCGCGCTGATTGAGGATTAGCTGCTTTTCGTTCCGTAGTCGTTCGTTTTCCCGCTCCAGGTCAGCAATACGCTCCTCGTATTCTGCTTCGAGGTCAGTCACCCGTTCAGACAGGCGTTCATACTCCTGTATGAAGGTCCTCACCGCTTCACTCTTTGATTCATACTCGCCACCGTCACCCGCTTTTTCATCGAGAAGGGCGGCCTGTTCATCGGTAACGGTGATGGTAAGACGCGGCATTATGCATACCTTCACCAATTTGTCGGAAGATAGCACGCCGGGACGCAGAGGTCGAAGCCATATGGAAATGCTGGAGAAGCCACCAGAACTGGTGCTAGCAACAGTCGCTTCCAGCGCCGCAGACCTCACCGTACTCGAGACCAATCCCGTCGTTGATCGCTTCGTTGCACTCGATCAACACCGACTCGAACTCGTCAGCCGTTACCTCCGATTGTGCCGCATCGAGGTCTTCACCGAGCGCTTCAGCGGCGGTCAGAACTTCATCGTCGGAGGCGCTCAACAGCACCCACCCCCGAGAGACCGCGCGCTGTTCGATCTCCTCGAAGGACAGGCCCTTCTCGGCGTACTCGTAGACATTCTCGACGACGTCGAGCGGGTGTTATTCCTGTTTCCACTGCTCTACCGTGTTCATAACGACCACCTCACGTGGTCGCCGACCGGTGAGTATTGATACTCGGTCACGATGTTCATGCGAGAGACTAACGATCGCAGTGTAAAGGTGCCCGTGTCCGGGCGAAGACTGACGGGAGCACCAATTAGCGGCGAGTAACGTAGCTATCTGAGACACACGACGATCCGATTCGGGAGCCACTCGCTTCGAAAGGCGATCAGCGCTCACAGAGGACGACATTGCCGTTGTCGTAGCCGATCGAACGGGTGCCACACATCACCTCGATGGTGGTCTGCTGGACGTGATTCCGACCGTCCGCGGTCTCGAAGCGCGGCGCGCCCTCGCGCTGGTAGTCCCGGTAGACGATCGTCTCGTGGTCGGGCGGCTCGCCGTCGACGGTCGCGGCGGTAAATCGGTCCACCCCTCCGTAGCGGTTCAGGACGGTGATGTAGGGCGAGTCGCTGTAGATGGGGTTCTCGGCGCTACTCTCGGTCGTCTCGACGAGCGTCTCCATCGCCGTCACTTCCGCGGGCGTGTAACCGTAGCGGCCGTTCTGATCTGGGAAGGAGGGCGCGTCCTGTGTCGCGTCGCTATCCAGCACCACGCCGCCGGAGAAGACGAGCGCGAAGACGATGACGACCGCCGCGAGCAGTTGGGGAGAGCAGTCCCGACGCAACCGGTCGAAGCCGACGGCGGTGAGGATCGCCATCACCGCATAGAGGAACGCGAACCACCGTCCGGGTAGGAAGTTCCGCAAGCCGAACAGCGGCGGAACGACCGTGAATACCACCATGATCAGCGCGGCGACTATCAGCGTGAGCCCCGATTGGCTCGTGCGCTCCCGTCCAAGCAGATAGAGGCTGCCGACGACGGTCCCGAACAGGAAGAGGAGGAATCCGGTCTGATCGAGCAGCGGGATGAGCGTCTCCCCGAGGAACGAACCCGGTTCGCCGCCGCCCGCGCCCGTACCCGTAGCGCCACCCCGGTCGAACAGTCCACTCCCCTCGATCGATCCCCACAGCACCACGAGAACCGCCTCGGTGAAGGTCCGATTACCCCACGGAGTCATACTCCAGACCAGCATGAGCAACCCGAGTGCGAACGCCGAATACCCGTGGACGCTGTGGATACGGATCGAGTACCCGTCCTCGGAGAGGAACCGCTGTCGGAGGCCGCCGACGTTCAGGACGATCTGGGCGAGCGACCCGGCGACGAACAGCACGAGCATGATGAACGCCGACACCTGATGGGTGAGCGCCATCGAGAACATGAACCCGACCAGCAGGGCGACCTCGGCGGGGCGGGGCCCGTGCTGTTGGATCCGGACGAACAGCAACAGGATCACGAGGAAGACCACCAGCCCCAGACTCGTCGGGATGAGGTGGATCGACCAGACCACGACGAAGTCGCTGATCGAGTAGGCCGCCGTGGCGAAGACCGCCCAGCGTGGGTCGACGAACCGGACAGCCGTCAGGTAGACCAACAGGCTCGCGGCGACCATCACGACGCCGATCGAGCCGAAGAGCGCGAGGCGTGGCGAGATCCCAGCCAACAGTGTCGTCGCAGCGACTACGAGGTGATAGAACGGCGCGGCGGTGTACTTCGTCCGTCCCATCCCCGCGATCGAACCGGTATCGAGGATCCCCTGAACGTACTGGGGCATGTGTACCCAGACGTCGATCCCGACGTAGCCCGCCGATCCTAGGAGTCCAGCGAATCGCACCACGAACCCCAGCGCGATCACCTGCATCAGCAGCAGGCCGATCGAGAGGTCGCGCTCGGGGACGAACGCGATCTGG
It encodes the following:
- a CDS encoding ribbon-helix-helix protein, CopG family — protein: MPRLTITVTDEQAALLDEKAGDGGEYESKSEAVRTFIQEYERLSERVTDLEAEYEERIADLERENERLRNEKQLILNQREEHTDLVRAIEREQSREDRRAQAGVLTRAKWWLVGMADEE
- the hcsS gene encoding halo-CC-star protein HcsS; this encodes MLLSASDDEVLTAAEALGEDLDAAQSEVTADEFESVLIECNEAINDGIGLEYGEVCGAGSDCC
- a CDS encoding glycosyltransferase family 39 protein, producing the protein MHLSVWGYRVGFGTLGAVGGLLLAALLIPLNLYLTHILVRTVPPVLAVACLLYLVATRSSSIDRVGTLPQWAVHALPGVVFLGATGLIILSLLTGGRGPTFYAITIALSVLVFVQIAFVPERDLSIGLLLMQVIALGFVVRFAGLLGSAGYVGIDVWVHMPQYVQGILDTGSIAGMGRTKYTAAPFYHLVVAATTLLAGISPRLALFGSIGVVMVAASLLVYLTAVRFVDPRWAVFATAAYSISDFVVVWSIHLIPTSLGLVVFLVILLLFVRIQQHGPRPAEVALLVGFMFSMALTHQVSAFIMLVLFVAGSLAQIVLNVGGLRQRFLSEDGYSIRIHSVHGYSAFALGLLMLVWSMTPWGNRTFTEAVLVVLWGSIEGSGLFDRGGATGTGAGGGEPGSFLGETLIPLLDQTGFLLFLFGTVVGSLYLLGRERTSQSGLTLIVAALIMVVFTVVPPLFGLRNFLPGRWFAFLYAVMAILTAVGFDRLRRDCSPQLLAAVVIVFALVFSGGVVLDSDATQDAPSFPDQNGRYGYTPAEVTAMETLVETTESSAENPIYSDSPYITVLNRYGGVDRFTAATVDGEPPDHETIVYRDYQREGAPRFETADGRNHVQQTTIEVMCGTRSIGYDNGNVVLCER